A single window of Dermacentor albipictus isolate Rhodes 1998 colony chromosome 1, USDA_Dalb.pri_finalv2, whole genome shotgun sequence DNA harbors:
- the Mettl4 gene encoding DNA N6-methyl methyltransferase isoform X7: MAGRCNRYGHRVYIASLIHPIQVTPDSLMAVLLDCDRGSFISHNKLVENWYSNCRCSELGDVISLKLKDALFDIRTPMRMDSAAEKLASGTERRKRKRRSSDDAPLTDFVKSCSWIAEASDQIVRVALDAGHLEPGPASDREVLENNRGARAAAADVLAAASVAGATPPSPMGVRCSVPHARLVQFRGQPVWLPANARAQIGDVRDLGPFLTGSYDFVLLDPPWENKSARRKRTYSTLPRDELLSALPLPRLASPRGCLVAVWCTANGGHLRFVARELLPSWGLTYLATWYWVKTCVCR, encoded by the exons ATGGCTGGCAGGTGCAATCGCTATGGCCATCGTGTTTACATCGCAAGCCTAATTCATCCAATCCAAGTCACGCCAGATTCGCTCATGGCGGTTTTGTTGGATTGTGATCGCGGCAGCTTCATATCGCATAACAAGCTTGTAGAAAACTGGTACAGCAACTGCCGGTGCTCTGAACTGGGTGATGTTATTTCTTTGAAACTCAAAGACGCTTTATTTGATATCAGAACTCCCATGAGAATGGACTCAGCTGCAGAGAAGCTGGCCTCGGGTACAGAGCGCAGG AAACGAAAGCGGCGAAGTTCAGATGATGCTCCTTTGACCGATTTCGTTAAG TCTTGCAGTTGGATAGCGGAGGCGAGCGACCAAATCGTGCGGGTGGCCCTGGACGCGGGCCACCTAGAACCCGGACCGGCCAGCGACCGAGAGGTGCTCGAAAACAACCGCGGAGCACGGGCTGCAGCCGCCGACGTCCTGGCGGCCGCCTCTGTGGCCGGTGCCACCCCGCCTTCGCCCATGGGAGTCCGCTGCTCGGTGCCACACGCCAG GCTCGTCCAGTTCCGTGGCCAACCAGTGTGGCTACCCGCCAACGCGCGAGCGCAGATCGGTGACGTACGCGACCTGGGACCGTTCCTCACAG GTTCATACGACTTTGTCTTACTCGACCCGCCCTGGGAGAATAAGTCGGCTCGGCGAAAGCGCACCTACTCCACGCTCCCGCGCGACGAGCTGCTGTCGGCGCTGCCGCTGCCCCGACTGGCATCCCCGCGAGGCTGCCTGGTGGCCGTGTGGTGCACCGCCAACGGGGGACACCTGCGGTTCGTGGCGCGCGAGCTGCTGCCGTCGTGGGGCCTGACGTACTTGGCCACGTGGTACTGGGTGAAG ACGTGTGTGTGCAGGTAA
- the Mettl4 gene encoding N(6)-adenine-specific methyltransferase METTL4 isoform X1 codes for MAGRCNRYGHRVYIASLIHPIQVTPDSLMAVLLDCDRGSFISHNKLVENWYSNCRCSELGDVISLKLKDALFDIRTPMRMDSAAEKLASGTERRKRKRRSSDDAPLTDFVKSCSWIAEASDQIVRVALDAGHLEPGPASDREVLENNRGARAAAADVLAAASVAGATPPSPMGVRCSVPHARLVQFRGQPVWLPANARAQIGDVRDLGPFLTGSYDFVLLDPPWENKSARRKRTYSTLPRDELLSALPLPRLASPRGCLVAVWCTANGGHLRFVARELLPSWGLTYLATWYWVKVTKHGEPVRPFDCPHKKPYEFVVFGGPPSVSIPRDKVFVSVPSCVHSHKPPLSELVRPFLKDDAKCMEVFARYLVPGWTSVGNEVALKLQHESIYEPASLESPHS; via the exons ATGGCTGGCAGGTGCAATCGCTATGGCCATCGTGTTTACATCGCAAGCCTAATTCATCCAATCCAAGTCACGCCAGATTCGCTCATGGCGGTTTTGTTGGATTGTGATCGCGGCAGCTTCATATCGCATAACAAGCTTGTAGAAAACTGGTACAGCAACTGCCGGTGCTCTGAACTGGGTGATGTTATTTCTTTGAAACTCAAAGACGCTTTATTTGATATCAGAACTCCCATGAGAATGGACTCAGCTGCAGAGAAGCTGGCCTCGGGTACAGAGCGCAGG AAACGAAAGCGGCGAAGTTCAGATGATGCTCCTTTGACCGATTTCGTTAAG TCTTGCAGTTGGATAGCGGAGGCGAGCGACCAAATCGTGCGGGTGGCCCTGGACGCGGGCCACCTAGAACCCGGACCGGCCAGCGACCGAGAGGTGCTCGAAAACAACCGCGGAGCACGGGCTGCAGCCGCCGACGTCCTGGCGGCCGCCTCTGTGGCCGGTGCCACCCCGCCTTCGCCCATGGGAGTCCGCTGCTCGGTGCCACACGCCAG GCTCGTCCAGTTCCGTGGCCAACCAGTGTGGCTACCCGCCAACGCGCGAGCGCAGATCGGTGACGTACGCGACCTGGGACCGTTCCTCACAG GTTCATACGACTTTGTCTTACTCGACCCGCCCTGGGAGAATAAGTCGGCTCGGCGAAAGCGCACCTACTCCACGCTCCCGCGCGACGAGCTGCTGTCGGCGCTGCCGCTGCCCCGACTGGCATCCCCGCGAGGCTGCCTGGTGGCCGTGTGGTGCACCGCCAACGGGGGACACCTGCGGTTCGTGGCGCGCGAGCTGCTGCCGTCGTGGGGCCTGACGTACTTGGCCACGTGGTACTGGGTGAAG GTAACCAAGCACGGCGAGCCGGTTCGACCGTTCGACTGCCCGCACAAGAAGCCCTACGAGTTCGTGGTATTCGGCGGCCCGCCGTCGGTGTCCATCCCTCGAGACAAGGTGTTCGTTTCGGTGCCGTCCTGCGTGCACTCGCACAAGCCGCCGCTTTCGG AGCTCGTGCGACCCTTCCTGAAAGACGACGCAAAGTGCATGGAGGTGTTCGCCAGGTACCTCGTGCCTGGATGGACGAGCGTCGGCAACGAGGTA GCGCTCAAGTTGCAGCACGAAAGCATTTACGAGCCTGCAAGTTTAGAATCGCCGCATTCTTGA
- the Mettl4 gene encoding N(6)-adenine-specific methyltransferase METTL4 isoform X3 translates to MAGRCNRYGHRVYIASLIHPIQVTPDSLMAVLLDCDRGSFISHNKLVENWYSNCRCSELGDVISLKLKDALFDIRTPMRMDSAAEKLASGTERRSCSWIAEASDQIVRVALDAGHLEPGPASDREVLENNRGARAAAADVLAAASVAGATPPSPMGVRCSVPHARLVQFRGQPVWLPANARAQIGDVRDLGPFLTGSYDFVLLDPPWENKSARRKRTYSTLPRDELLSALPLPRLASPRGCLVAVWCTANGGHLRFVARELLPSWGLTYLATWYWVKVTKHGEPVRPFDCPHKKPYEFVVFGGPPSVSIPRDKVFVSVPSCVHSHKPPLSELVRPFLKDDAKCMEVFARYLVPGWTSVGNEVALKLQHESIYEPASLESPHS, encoded by the exons ATGGCTGGCAGGTGCAATCGCTATGGCCATCGTGTTTACATCGCAAGCCTAATTCATCCAATCCAAGTCACGCCAGATTCGCTCATGGCGGTTTTGTTGGATTGTGATCGCGGCAGCTTCATATCGCATAACAAGCTTGTAGAAAACTGGTACAGCAACTGCCGGTGCTCTGAACTGGGTGATGTTATTTCTTTGAAACTCAAAGACGCTTTATTTGATATCAGAACTCCCATGAGAATGGACTCAGCTGCAGAGAAGCTGGCCTCGGGTACAGAGCGCAGG TCTTGCAGTTGGATAGCGGAGGCGAGCGACCAAATCGTGCGGGTGGCCCTGGACGCGGGCCACCTAGAACCCGGACCGGCCAGCGACCGAGAGGTGCTCGAAAACAACCGCGGAGCACGGGCTGCAGCCGCCGACGTCCTGGCGGCCGCCTCTGTGGCCGGTGCCACCCCGCCTTCGCCCATGGGAGTCCGCTGCTCGGTGCCACACGCCAG GCTCGTCCAGTTCCGTGGCCAACCAGTGTGGCTACCCGCCAACGCGCGAGCGCAGATCGGTGACGTACGCGACCTGGGACCGTTCCTCACAG GTTCATACGACTTTGTCTTACTCGACCCGCCCTGGGAGAATAAGTCGGCTCGGCGAAAGCGCACCTACTCCACGCTCCCGCGCGACGAGCTGCTGTCGGCGCTGCCGCTGCCCCGACTGGCATCCCCGCGAGGCTGCCTGGTGGCCGTGTGGTGCACCGCCAACGGGGGACACCTGCGGTTCGTGGCGCGCGAGCTGCTGCCGTCGTGGGGCCTGACGTACTTGGCCACGTGGTACTGGGTGAAG GTAACCAAGCACGGCGAGCCGGTTCGACCGTTCGACTGCCCGCACAAGAAGCCCTACGAGTTCGTGGTATTCGGCGGCCCGCCGTCGGTGTCCATCCCTCGAGACAAGGTGTTCGTTTCGGTGCCGTCCTGCGTGCACTCGCACAAGCCGCCGCTTTCGG AGCTCGTGCGACCCTTCCTGAAAGACGACGCAAAGTGCATGGAGGTGTTCGCCAGGTACCTCGTGCCTGGATGGACGAGCGTCGGCAACGAGGTA GCGCTCAAGTTGCAGCACGAAAGCATTTACGAGCCTGCAAGTTTAGAATCGCCGCATTCTTGA
- the Mettl4 gene encoding N(6)-adenine-specific methyltransferase METTL4 isoform X2 translates to MAVLLDCDRGSFISHNKLVENWYSNCRCSELGDVISLKLKDALFDIRTPMRMDSAAEKLASGTERRKRKRRSSDDAPLTDFVKSCSWIAEASDQIVRVALDAGHLEPGPASDREVLENNRGARAAAADVLAAASVAGATPPSPMGVRCSVPHARLVQFRGQPVWLPANARAQIGDVRDLGPFLTGSYDFVLLDPPWENKSARRKRTYSTLPRDELLSALPLPRLASPRGCLVAVWCTANGGHLRFVARELLPSWGLTYLATWYWVKVTKHGEPVRPFDCPHKKPYEFVVFGGPPSVSIPRDKVFVSVPSCVHSHKPPLSELVRPFLKDDAKCMEVFARYLVPGWTSVGNEALKLQHESIYEPASLESPHS, encoded by the exons ATGGCGGTTTTGTTGGATTGTGATCGCGGCAGCTTCATATCGCATAACAAGCTTGTAGAAAACTGGTACAGCAACTGCCGGTGCTCTGAACTGGGTGATGTTATTTCTTTGAAACTCAAAGACGCTTTATTTGATATCAGAACTCCCATGAGAATGGACTCAGCTGCAGAGAAGCTGGCCTCGGGTACAGAGCGCAGG AAACGAAAGCGGCGAAGTTCAGATGATGCTCCTTTGACCGATTTCGTTAAG TCTTGCAGTTGGATAGCGGAGGCGAGCGACCAAATCGTGCGGGTGGCCCTGGACGCGGGCCACCTAGAACCCGGACCGGCCAGCGACCGAGAGGTGCTCGAAAACAACCGCGGAGCACGGGCTGCAGCCGCCGACGTCCTGGCGGCCGCCTCTGTGGCCGGTGCCACCCCGCCTTCGCCCATGGGAGTCCGCTGCTCGGTGCCACACGCCAG GCTCGTCCAGTTCCGTGGCCAACCAGTGTGGCTACCCGCCAACGCGCGAGCGCAGATCGGTGACGTACGCGACCTGGGACCGTTCCTCACAG GTTCATACGACTTTGTCTTACTCGACCCGCCCTGGGAGAATAAGTCGGCTCGGCGAAAGCGCACCTACTCCACGCTCCCGCGCGACGAGCTGCTGTCGGCGCTGCCGCTGCCCCGACTGGCATCCCCGCGAGGCTGCCTGGTGGCCGTGTGGTGCACCGCCAACGGGGGACACCTGCGGTTCGTGGCGCGCGAGCTGCTGCCGTCGTGGGGCCTGACGTACTTGGCCACGTGGTACTGGGTGAAG GTAACCAAGCACGGCGAGCCGGTTCGACCGTTCGACTGCCCGCACAAGAAGCCCTACGAGTTCGTGGTATTCGGCGGCCCGCCGTCGGTGTCCATCCCTCGAGACAAGGTGTTCGTTTCGGTGCCGTCCTGCGTGCACTCGCACAAGCCGCCGCTTTCGG AGCTCGTGCGACCCTTCCTGAAAGACGACGCAAAGTGCATGGAGGTGTTCGCCAGGTACCTCGTGCCTGGATGGACGAGCGTCGGCAACGAG GCGCTCAAGTTGCAGCACGAAAGCATTTACGAGCCTGCAAGTTTAGAATCGCCGCATTCTTGA
- the Mettl4 gene encoding N(6)-adenine-specific methyltransferase METTL4 isoform X5, with protein MRMDSAAEKLASGTERRKRKRRSSDDAPLTDFVKSCSWIAEASDQIVRVALDAGHLEPGPASDREVLENNRGARAAAADVLAAASVAGATPPSPMGVRCSVPHARLVQFRGQPVWLPANARAQIGDVRDLGPFLTGSYDFVLLDPPWENKSARRKRTYSTLPRDELLSALPLPRLASPRGCLVAVWCTANGGHLRFVARELLPSWGLTYLATWYWVKVTKHGEPVRPFDCPHKKPYEFVVFGGPPSVSIPRDKVFVSVPSCVHSHKPPLSELVRPFLKDDAKCMEVFARYLVPGWTSVGNEVALKLQHESIYEPASLESPHS; from the exons ATGAGAATGGACTCAGCTGCAGAGAAGCTGGCCTCGGGTACAGAGCGCAGG AAACGAAAGCGGCGAAGTTCAGATGATGCTCCTTTGACCGATTTCGTTAAG TCTTGCAGTTGGATAGCGGAGGCGAGCGACCAAATCGTGCGGGTGGCCCTGGACGCGGGCCACCTAGAACCCGGACCGGCCAGCGACCGAGAGGTGCTCGAAAACAACCGCGGAGCACGGGCTGCAGCCGCCGACGTCCTGGCGGCCGCCTCTGTGGCCGGTGCCACCCCGCCTTCGCCCATGGGAGTCCGCTGCTCGGTGCCACACGCCAG GCTCGTCCAGTTCCGTGGCCAACCAGTGTGGCTACCCGCCAACGCGCGAGCGCAGATCGGTGACGTACGCGACCTGGGACCGTTCCTCACAG GTTCATACGACTTTGTCTTACTCGACCCGCCCTGGGAGAATAAGTCGGCTCGGCGAAAGCGCACCTACTCCACGCTCCCGCGCGACGAGCTGCTGTCGGCGCTGCCGCTGCCCCGACTGGCATCCCCGCGAGGCTGCCTGGTGGCCGTGTGGTGCACCGCCAACGGGGGACACCTGCGGTTCGTGGCGCGCGAGCTGCTGCCGTCGTGGGGCCTGACGTACTTGGCCACGTGGTACTGGGTGAAG GTAACCAAGCACGGCGAGCCGGTTCGACCGTTCGACTGCCCGCACAAGAAGCCCTACGAGTTCGTGGTATTCGGCGGCCCGCCGTCGGTGTCCATCCCTCGAGACAAGGTGTTCGTTTCGGTGCCGTCCTGCGTGCACTCGCACAAGCCGCCGCTTTCGG AGCTCGTGCGACCCTTCCTGAAAGACGACGCAAAGTGCATGGAGGTGTTCGCCAGGTACCTCGTGCCTGGATGGACGAGCGTCGGCAACGAGGTA GCGCTCAAGTTGCAGCACGAAAGCATTTACGAGCCTGCAAGTTTAGAATCGCCGCATTCTTGA
- the Mettl4 gene encoding N(6)-adenine-specific methyltransferase METTL4 isoform X6, which produces MLKNSNGKVCSRAREYSCSWIAEASDQIVRVALDAGHLEPGPASDREVLENNRGARAAAADVLAAASVAGATPPSPMGVRCSVPHARLVQFRGQPVWLPANARAQIGDVRDLGPFLTGSYDFVLLDPPWENKSARRKRTYSTLPRDELLSALPLPRLASPRGCLVAVWCTANGGHLRFVARELLPSWGLTYLATWYWVKVTKHGEPVRPFDCPHKKPYEFVVFGGPPSVSIPRDKVFVSVPSCVHSHKPPLSELVRPFLKDDAKCMEVFARYLVPGWTSVGNEVALKLQHESIYEPASLESPHS; this is translated from the exons TCTTGCAGTTGGATAGCGGAGGCGAGCGACCAAATCGTGCGGGTGGCCCTGGACGCGGGCCACCTAGAACCCGGACCGGCCAGCGACCGAGAGGTGCTCGAAAACAACCGCGGAGCACGGGCTGCAGCCGCCGACGTCCTGGCGGCCGCCTCTGTGGCCGGTGCCACCCCGCCTTCGCCCATGGGAGTCCGCTGCTCGGTGCCACACGCCAG GCTCGTCCAGTTCCGTGGCCAACCAGTGTGGCTACCCGCCAACGCGCGAGCGCAGATCGGTGACGTACGCGACCTGGGACCGTTCCTCACAG GTTCATACGACTTTGTCTTACTCGACCCGCCCTGGGAGAATAAGTCGGCTCGGCGAAAGCGCACCTACTCCACGCTCCCGCGCGACGAGCTGCTGTCGGCGCTGCCGCTGCCCCGACTGGCATCCCCGCGAGGCTGCCTGGTGGCCGTGTGGTGCACCGCCAACGGGGGACACCTGCGGTTCGTGGCGCGCGAGCTGCTGCCGTCGTGGGGCCTGACGTACTTGGCCACGTGGTACTGGGTGAAG GTAACCAAGCACGGCGAGCCGGTTCGACCGTTCGACTGCCCGCACAAGAAGCCCTACGAGTTCGTGGTATTCGGCGGCCCGCCGTCGGTGTCCATCCCTCGAGACAAGGTGTTCGTTTCGGTGCCGTCCTGCGTGCACTCGCACAAGCCGCCGCTTTCGG AGCTCGTGCGACCCTTCCTGAAAGACGACGCAAAGTGCATGGAGGTGTTCGCCAGGTACCTCGTGCCTGGATGGACGAGCGTCGGCAACGAGGTA GCGCTCAAGTTGCAGCACGAAAGCATTTACGAGCCTGCAAGTTTAGAATCGCCGCATTCTTGA